Proteins from a single region of Chloroherpeton thalassium ATCC 35110:
- the dnaJ gene encoding molecular chaperone DnaJ: MSTKRDFYEVLGVSRSASADELKKAYRKLAIKYHPDKNPNDKEAENKFKEINEAYEVLSNEEKRARYDRFGHAGVGTSAASDGSNPYAGRGDFNDIFSAFSDMFGGSAGFSAGADSPFGEAFGGSRRRRSPGIPGSDLKIKLKLTLEEIANGVEKTLKIKKLKTCQTCNGTGSKNGKMEPCTHCNGTGEVRQVSRTMFGQFVNITTCPHCNGEGQVVKDKCPDCHGEGRVQGDATVKVTIPAGVSEGNYIPLRGQGNAGIRGGDAGDLLVIIEEAPHKYFERHEDDVLYKLKVSYPDMVLGTRVRIPTLDGEDELEIPAGTPSGEIMKLYGKGIGHLNGYGRGDLLVKVDVFVPTHVSAKEKELLHELHKHENVSPKNLQHSDEKEEKSFFERAKEIFG; this comes from the coding sequence ATGTCGACAAAAAGGGACTTTTATGAAGTGTTAGGCGTGAGCCGAAGTGCAAGTGCCGATGAATTGAAAAAAGCATATAGAAAACTCGCAATCAAATATCATCCCGACAAAAATCCGAACGACAAGGAAGCTGAAAATAAATTCAAAGAAATTAACGAGGCGTATGAAGTTTTAAGCAATGAAGAAAAACGCGCTCGTTACGACCGGTTTGGCCATGCGGGTGTGGGAACTTCTGCCGCCTCAGATGGCAGCAATCCGTATGCAGGTCGCGGTGACTTCAACGATATTTTTAGCGCGTTTAGCGACATGTTTGGTGGCTCTGCCGGATTTAGCGCGGGTGCGGATTCTCCATTTGGCGAGGCTTTTGGTGGAAGCAGACGCCGCCGTTCTCCTGGTATTCCTGGCTCAGATTTGAAGATTAAGTTGAAATTGACACTGGAGGAAATTGCCAATGGTGTTGAGAAAACCTTAAAGATCAAAAAACTGAAAACTTGCCAAACCTGTAACGGAACGGGTTCAAAAAATGGCAAGATGGAGCCTTGTACGCATTGCAATGGAACAGGGGAAGTTCGTCAAGTTTCAAGAACCATGTTTGGGCAGTTTGTCAATATCACAACATGCCCGCACTGCAATGGCGAAGGACAAGTGGTGAAAGATAAATGCCCGGATTGCCATGGCGAAGGCCGTGTGCAAGGAGACGCGACTGTTAAAGTCACGATTCCTGCGGGTGTGTCTGAAGGAAATTACATTCCGCTTCGTGGTCAAGGAAACGCGGGGATCCGTGGTGGCGATGCGGGCGACTTGCTCGTCATTATCGAGGAAGCGCCGCATAAATATTTCGAGCGCCATGAGGATGATGTGCTCTATAAACTAAAAGTCAGTTATCCTGACATGGTGTTAGGAACACGCGTTAGAATCCCAACGCTGGATGGCGAGGACGAGTTGGAGATTCCTGCAGGCACGCCAAGTGGCGAAATTATGAAGCTCTACGGAAAAGGCATTGGGCATTTGAACGGATACGGGCGAGGTGATTTGCTCGTTAAGGTGGATGTTTTTGTGCCAACGCATGTTTCGGCCAAAGAAAAAGAGCTTTTGCACGAACTTCATAAGCATGAAAATGTTTCTCCGAAAAACCTTCAGCACTCGGATGAAAAAGAAGAAAAAAGCTTCTTTGAACGGGCAAAAGAAATCTTCGGATAG
- a CDS encoding SDR family NAD(P)-dependent oxidoreductase: MKRDATQKVCFITGASGRLGREIAISLAGRGYAICFTYFSSEERAQDTLDELQRISPSSTMIYCDVAKVESIQKAFEFFRTQYSRLDLAITNASNFFPTLLPNIAEKDWDNLVNTNLKGTFFTMQEAVKIMQAQDFTSRIITITDISAELVWRRFAPYTVSKSGIQHLTKIFAKEFAPKILVNSIAPGTLLLNPDRDTAYEAEILKKIPLQKFGSPNDIVQAVMFLVDSEYITGEILRIDGGRRLY, encoded by the coding sequence ATGAAGCGAGACGCCACCCAAAAAGTATGTTTTATTACCGGCGCGTCCGGTCGGCTTGGCCGTGAAATCGCCATTTCTTTAGCCGGCAGAGGCTACGCGATTTGCTTTACGTATTTCTCCTCCGAAGAACGCGCCCAAGATACTCTCGACGAACTTCAGCGAATTTCTCCATCTTCTACCATGATTTACTGCGATGTGGCAAAGGTAGAGTCGATTCAGAAGGCGTTCGAGTTTTTTCGCACGCAATACAGCCGATTAGATCTGGCCATCACCAACGCATCGAATTTTTTTCCGACGCTGCTTCCCAATATTGCCGAAAAAGATTGGGACAACTTGGTCAACACCAATTTGAAAGGAACTTTTTTTACGATGCAAGAAGCCGTGAAAATCATGCAGGCGCAGGATTTTACATCGCGCATCATTACCATTACGGATATTTCGGCGGAGCTTGTTTGGCGGCGGTTTGCGCCATACACGGTTTCAAAAAGCGGCATTCAGCACCTAACAAAGATTTTTGCAAAGGAATTTGCGCCAAAGATTTTGGTCAATTCGATTGCGCCCGGCACGTTGCTGTTAAATCCCGATCGCGATACGGCCTACGAGGCTGAGATTTTAAAGAAAATCCCACTTCAAAAATTTGGCTCACCGAACGACATTGTCCAAGCGGTTATGTTTCTCGTTGATTCGGAATACATCACGGGCGAAATTCTGAGGATCGATGGAGGCAGACGGCTATACTAA
- a CDS encoding nucleotide exchange factor GrpE, which yields MSEEVKNSVETEENKASKDNATQAPNPTENHNTAQETEKAENSEKTESATQENESLDKLKKDVTNYREQLLRTVADFENLKKQKEREVASVRKFADESLIKELLPVLDDIERVLVNASKFLQASPEAQSYVDGVKLIQQNMMKVFEARGLKRIEAVGTPFDVHLHEALSQMEKEGAEPDTVIQEFAPGYTLNDKVVRHSKVIVSK from the coding sequence ATGTCGGAAGAAGTTAAAAACAGCGTAGAAACAGAAGAGAATAAAGCATCTAAAGACAACGCAACGCAAGCTCCCAATCCAACAGAAAATCATAATACGGCACAGGAAACGGAAAAAGCTGAAAATTCCGAAAAAACTGAATCGGCCACGCAAGAGAATGAAAGTCTCGACAAGTTGAAAAAAGACGTGACAAATTACAGAGAGCAGCTGCTTCGCACGGTTGCTGATTTTGAAAATCTCAAGAAACAAAAAGAACGCGAAGTCGCCTCCGTACGCAAATTTGCGGACGAATCCTTAATTAAAGAATTGCTGCCAGTTTTGGATGATATTGAACGGGTTCTTGTTAATGCGAGTAAATTTTTGCAAGCGTCTCCAGAAGCGCAATCCTATGTGGATGGCGTGAAGCTGATTCAACAAAATATGATGAAAGTCTTTGAAGCTCGCGGTTTGAAACGCATTGAAGCTGTTGGAACACCTTTTGATGTTCATTTGCATGAGGCCTTATCGCAAATGGAAAAAGAAGGCGCTGAGCCGGATACGGTGATTCAGGAATTTGCACCAGGCTACACACTGAACGATAAAGTCGTTAGGCATTCGAAAGTTATTGTTTCCAAGTAA
- a CDS encoding HypC/HybG/HupF family hydrogenase formation chaperone encodes MCLAIPGKVTKVFEENGLKMGNVDFSGTLTKVCLEYVPEIRVGDYTVVHAGFAISIIDEEEAMKSFEAWQQVIEASEREGLDIYGNPLPKKEAE; translated from the coding sequence ATGTGTTTAGCCATACCGGGAAAGGTGACGAAAGTCTTTGAGGAAAACGGCCTGAAAATGGGCAATGTGGACTTTAGCGGCACGCTCACGAAAGTGTGCCTTGAATATGTGCCGGAAATCAGGGTCGGCGACTACACGGTCGTTCACGCCGGCTTTGCCATTTCCATCATCGATGAAGAGGAGGCAATGAAAAGCTTTGAAGCGTGGCAGCAAGTCATCGAGGCCAGCGAGCGCGAAGGATTGGACATTTACGGCAATCCGCTCCCGAAAAAAGAGGCCGAATGA
- a CDS encoding alpha/beta hydrolase, which translates to MILFIPGLLYVMVLIYMYAFQRRLVYLPEKRLNAFPDKLGLPYESLCLTTADKLKIHGWFIPAERERAVVLFFHGNAGNMSDRLESIALFHQLALSVLIIDYRGFGESQGRPSEAGTYLDADAAWRFLTETKKYSPNQIIVLGRSLGGGIASWLATTYKPRALILEATFTSIPDVGKAVYPFLPIQMLARIHYNSLQRMKSLSIPLLVVHSREDEVIPFEHGQQLFAAANGPKTFLEICCSHSGGFLRSENYKPNLDAFITKVLSEKTD; encoded by the coding sequence ATGATTTTGTTCATACCTGGATTGCTATATGTGATGGTTCTGATTTACATGTATGCCTTTCAACGCCGATTGGTTTATTTGCCGGAAAAACGGCTCAACGCATTTCCCGACAAGCTTGGGCTTCCGTATGAATCTCTGTGTTTAACAACAGCCGATAAATTAAAAATACACGGCTGGTTTATTCCGGCTGAGCGCGAACGCGCGGTAGTGCTATTTTTTCATGGCAATGCGGGCAACATGTCGGATCGGCTTGAGTCCATTGCCCTGTTTCATCAGTTGGCGCTCAGTGTTCTCATCATCGATTATCGTGGTTTTGGTGAAAGCCAAGGTCGCCCATCTGAAGCTGGCACATATCTTGATGCAGATGCGGCTTGGCGATTTCTTACCGAAACGAAAAAGTATTCCCCGAATCAAATCATCGTGCTTGGACGCTCGCTTGGCGGTGGCATTGCATCGTGGCTGGCAACAACCTACAAGCCGCGGGCTTTAATTTTAGAAGCAACTTTTACTTCAATTCCTGATGTTGGGAAAGCTGTTTATCCGTTTCTTCCTATTCAGATGTTAGCTCGCATTCATTATAATAGCCTTCAGAGAATGAAATCGCTCAGCATTCCTCTTTTGGTTGTTCATAGTCGAGAAGATGAGGTGATTCCATTTGAGCATGGGCAGCAACTCTTCGCTGCTGCGAATGGACCAAAAACTTTTTTGGAAATTTGTTGCAGCCATAGTGGGGGATTTTTGCGTTCCGAAAATTACAAGCCGAACTTAGATGCGTTTATCACAAAAGTTTTGTCGGAAAAAACAGATTAG
- the hrcA gene encoding heat-inducible transcriptional repressor HrcA, producing MMSSRELTEREKEILGLIIQNFILTASPVGSRYLAKHSDLGLSDATIRNVMADLEERGFIAQPHTSAGRLPTDKGYRFYVDTIMMVRSLSQPERRKIDRDIENIVKTAKGESSELLRETSRILGKLSQQLGFVLSPKLSAGVFEKLDIVSLSSNKIMVVLSIRSGFVKTIMLEVKSLVMQEKIDELVSNLNERLSGLTLEQIKYTFKERVAGFDDETGLLRVFIDSAERMFTDVPDMDRLHISGTENIIGQPEFGQPEKIRGIVEMTQNENVIVHLVEDAHQENYLASIKDGVKIIIGKENRDSKINDCSIVTAQYEVGDVLGTIGVIGPTRMDYAKVIRVIDYIAKRLSDKLTTLH from the coding sequence ATGATGTCATCTCGTGAGTTAACCGAGCGTGAAAAAGAGATTCTGGGGCTCATCATCCAAAATTTCATTCTAACGGCCAGTCCTGTTGGATCTCGTTATTTGGCAAAGCATTCCGATTTGGGGCTCTCCGATGCGACCATCAGGAATGTAATGGCGGATTTGGAGGAAAGAGGCTTTATTGCACAGCCTCATACCTCAGCTGGAAGACTGCCAACCGATAAAGGCTATCGGTTCTATGTAGATACAATTATGATGGTTAGGTCGCTCTCGCAGCCAGAACGGCGTAAAATAGATCGGGATATTGAAAATATCGTTAAAACGGCAAAAGGTGAATCCAGCGAATTGCTAAGGGAAACTTCCAGAATTTTGGGAAAGCTTTCTCAGCAGCTGGGTTTTGTTCTATCGCCAAAACTGAGCGCCGGCGTTTTTGAAAAGTTGGACATTGTTTCGCTTTCGTCCAACAAAATCATGGTGGTTCTGTCCATTCGCTCGGGTTTTGTCAAAACCATTATGCTTGAAGTCAAAAGCCTGGTGATGCAAGAGAAGATCGATGAGTTGGTCTCGAATCTCAATGAGCGGCTTTCCGGCTTAACATTGGAGCAAATCAAATATACGTTCAAAGAACGCGTAGCGGGTTTTGATGATGAAACCGGCTTGCTTCGCGTGTTCATTGATTCCGCTGAGCGCATGTTTACGGATGTGCCTGATATGGATCGGTTGCATATTTCGGGAACGGAAAACATTATCGGGCAGCCGGAGTTTGGGCAGCCGGAAAAAATTCGTGGCATCGTGGAAATGACGCAAAATGAAAACGTGATTGTGCATTTGGTTGAAGATGCGCATCAGGAAAATTACTTAGCTTCGATCAAAGACGGCGTCAAAATTATCATCGGAAAGGAAAATCGCGATAGCAAGATAAACGATTGTAGCATTGTGACCGCGCAATACGAAGTTGGTGATGTGCTGGGTACAATCGGGGTGATAGGGCCAACACGAATGGATTATGCAAAAGTGATTCGCGTGATTGACTACATCGCCAAACGGCTTTCAGATAAATTAACCACGCTTCATTAA
- a CDS encoding cation:proton antiporter: MEHGAEVAHQAAEHAVSSGQLGLLFLIVSLVIGAATRYFLRKTKLPYTVALLLIGLGLGVAERNHLLVGEGVLGQFGTAINMASTIDPHFILFVFLPTLIFEAAFGMDVHVFKRSITNVILLAVPGLLLSTAILGGISMLFPYNWNWSVALMFGALLSATDPVAVVALLKELGASKKLATLIEGESLLNDGTAIVVFMVFLSAVTAVGGDSGFMSVLANFSWVAFGGTILGLIIAGLTIWWLRHVFNDALVEITLTVAAAYLTFYVSESFLHVSGVLALVALGLLLAGIGRTRISPEVEAFLHNFWEMTAYFANTLIFILVGVVIAEQAQAGSVHDWLLLGVLYLGIHVARAIVIGALYPMMRHSGYGLPKNEAIVLWWGGLRGAVGLALGLLVSQNALIPEEIRGQILFHTAGIVVLTLLINGTTTGTLIKMLGMQKVTAAKALLLDNAIKVLREDTEQTFLLLKDNKFLSGADWERVREYMPRRKTPKEKGEVSEVKEMDILTESRRRILEAQKRSYWRQFEEGVLGQGAVRRLTEAVNIALDRDDEGSLDDWKELEHLWQFPAILTKLQSFPVIGKMVRRTLYDRLAFGYDIARGYVVAHEEISETLESIIHDDAVAMNLQVEMNYNRGIALGAIKKLRETFPEITMAIETKTAARLILNHERNSIKKMYEGGMLNEIEKERLVAAVERRMKRIFNTPPSIELPDSREVLKQISWLNGIDESAFKKIWEAAKEEMITQGTQLIAKGETGDHLIIVVRGTVRVIYGKDLSDILGPGSTLGELAFLTAGTHVATAQAETTVQILKIAAQDLRKLIHEIPVIGEKLWHLAGMHAAESILRPQEPYRFWGQVRLKRWLLGGKVTAPPTGRLQQVKDTVVLLSGKAALQENGVQVQEIRPISILKNAAVAFEEDAHVFLCPPLKMEAHDMRSAQNLNADIS; encoded by the coding sequence ATGGAGCATGGCGCAGAAGTTGCACATCAGGCGGCAGAACATGCCGTAAGCAGCGGCCAACTGGGGCTGCTATTTCTCATTGTTTCGTTGGTGATTGGCGCTGCAACGCGATATTTTTTAAGAAAAACCAAACTGCCGTACACGGTTGCACTGCTACTCATCGGTTTAGGGCTTGGCGTAGCTGAGCGCAATCACTTGCTTGTTGGCGAAGGCGTGCTTGGCCAGTTTGGCACAGCCATTAATATGGCCTCAACGATTGACCCACATTTCATTCTTTTCGTTTTTCTACCTACCCTCATTTTCGAAGCGGCTTTTGGAATGGACGTGCATGTTTTTAAGCGATCGATTACCAATGTAATTTTGCTTGCCGTTCCTGGACTTTTGCTTAGCACTGCCATTCTTGGCGGCATTTCGATGCTTTTCCCTTACAACTGGAATTGGAGTGTGGCCTTGATGTTCGGCGCACTTTTGAGCGCCACCGATCCTGTCGCCGTCGTCGCCTTGCTAAAAGAACTGGGCGCAAGCAAAAAACTCGCCACGCTGATTGAAGGCGAATCGCTGTTGAACGACGGCACGGCGATTGTGGTTTTCATGGTCTTTTTGTCCGCAGTGACGGCTGTTGGTGGCGATAGCGGCTTTATGAGCGTGCTGGCAAACTTCTCTTGGGTGGCGTTTGGCGGCACAATTTTAGGACTGATTATTGCAGGCCTAACCATTTGGTGGCTCCGCCACGTTTTTAACGATGCGCTTGTGGAAATTACGCTGACAGTTGCAGCGGCCTACCTGACCTTCTACGTGTCCGAATCATTTTTGCATGTTTCCGGTGTGCTGGCACTTGTGGCGCTCGGACTCTTGCTCGCCGGCATCGGTCGGACGCGCATCAGCCCGGAAGTTGAAGCATTTTTGCACAATTTTTGGGAAATGACGGCCTACTTTGCCAACACGCTGATTTTTATTCTTGTCGGCGTCGTGATTGCTGAGCAAGCCCAAGCCGGTTCAGTCCATGACTGGCTTTTGCTCGGCGTGCTTTACCTCGGCATTCATGTGGCGCGCGCGATTGTTATCGGCGCACTTTATCCGATGATGCGTCATTCGGGCTACGGTTTGCCGAAAAATGAAGCCATCGTGCTTTGGTGGGGCGGGTTGCGCGGCGCGGTTGGACTGGCGCTTGGACTGTTGGTTTCGCAAAACGCTTTGATTCCTGAAGAAATTCGCGGGCAGATTTTGTTTCACACGGCGGGCATCGTGGTTTTAACCTTGCTCATCAACGGCACAACCACCGGCACTTTAATTAAAATGCTTGGGATGCAAAAAGTGACCGCAGCCAAAGCCTTGCTGCTCGATAATGCCATCAAGGTGTTGCGCGAAGACACCGAGCAAACTTTTTTGCTGCTCAAAGATAACAAGTTCCTTTCCGGCGCGGATTGGGAGCGCGTGCGCGAGTACATGCCGCGTCGCAAAACACCCAAAGAAAAAGGCGAAGTCAGCGAAGTGAAGGAAATGGATATTTTGACCGAATCGCGGCGTCGGATTTTGGAGGCACAAAAACGCAGCTATTGGCGGCAATTTGAAGAAGGCGTTTTGGGGCAAGGCGCGGTGCGCCGGCTCACTGAAGCTGTTAATATTGCGCTCGATCGCGACGACGAAGGCAGCTTGGACGACTGGAAAGAACTTGAGCATTTATGGCAATTTCCAGCAATTTTAACCAAACTTCAATCATTTCCCGTCATTGGAAAAATGGTTCGCCGCACACTCTACGACCGGCTGGCCTTCGGTTACGACATTGCTCGCGGCTATGTGGTCGCGCACGAGGAGATCAGCGAAACGCTTGAAAGCATCATTCATGACGACGCCGTCGCGATGAACTTGCAAGTCGAGATGAATTACAATCGCGGCATTGCGCTCGGCGCGATTAAAAAATTGCGGGAAACTTTCCCTGAAATCACCATGGCCATTGAGACCAAAACTGCCGCGCGGCTTATTTTGAATCATGAGCGAAATTCGATCAAGAAAATGTATGAAGGCGGCATGTTGAATGAAATTGAAAAAGAGCGGCTGGTTGCGGCGGTCGAGCGCCGGATGAAACGCATTTTCAACACCCCGCCATCGATCGAACTGCCCGATTCGCGCGAGGTTTTAAAACAAATTTCATGGCTGAATGGAATTGACGAAAGCGCTTTCAAGAAAATTTGGGAAGCCGCCAAAGAAGAAATGATTACGCAAGGAACGCAGCTGATTGCAAAAGGCGAGACCGGCGATCATCTAATTATCGTTGTTCGCGGAACGGTGCGCGTGATTTACGGAAAAGACTTGTCGGACATTCTCGGTCCCGGCAGCACGCTCGGCGAGCTGGCATTTTTGACCGCCGGCACACATGTCGCCACTGCGCAAGCCGAAACCACGGTTCAAATTCTGAAAATTGCTGCACAGGATTTGCGGAAGCTCATCCACGAAATTCCGGTTATTGGCGAAAAACTTTGGCATTTGGCAGGAATGCACGCCGCCGAGAGCATTTTGCGTCCGCAAGAGCCGTATCGCTTTTGGGGACAAGTTCGCCTGAAGCGTTGGCTGCTGGGCGGAAAAGTCACAGCTCCGCCAACAGGCCGGCTGCAGCAGGTGAAAGACACAGTGGTGCTGCTCTCAGGAAAAGCGGCGCTTCAAGAAAACGGCGTTCAAGTTCAAGAAATTCGGCCTATTTCCATTCTAAAAAATGCGGCTGTGGCTTTTGAAGAAGACGCGCATGTTTTTTTATGCCCGCCGCTGAAAATGGAAGCCCATGATATGCGATCGGCGCAAAATCTAAATGCTGATATTAGTTAA